The region CCACCAGATAAAGCTAATCCTCCACCTGGATTCTTAATCAAAGAACCAGCCATAATATCTGCACCAACATCTGTAGGTTCACTCAATTCTAGGAATTCTCCATAACAATTGTCAACCATTACTATTATATCTTTTTTACATTCTTTTATTTTTTTAATTGCTCTTTCCATTTCAGCAATAGTTATAGCTTTTCTATCACTATATCCGGTAGATCTTTGGATGGATATTACTTTACATTTGTTATTAATTCCTTTGATAACTCTATCTATATCTATATGTCCATTGCAATCTAAAGGGATTTCATCATATAATATGCCATAATCCATAAATGTACCCTTTTCATTGCCTTCTACCCCTATTACCTTTTGCAATGTATCATATGGACTTCCTGTAATTGATAATAATTGATCTCCTGGACGTAATAATCCTGACAATGCAAGAGTTATAGCATGAGTGCCTGAAGCTATAGTTGGTCTAACTAATGCATCTTCAGTATTAAATACATAGGAATATATTTCTTCTGTTTTATCTCTACCACCATCATCATATCCATAACCTGTTGTCCAATAAAAATCAGTTGAACTTAGCTTAGCTTTTTGCATTCCACTTATAACTTTATATTGATTATATTCCTTAATAGAATCTATACCTTTAAATTTTTCTTTAATTAATTGTTCTTTCATATTTACATAGTTAATAATTTCTTTATTTATACCAAATTGTTTACATAATATATTTACAGTTAACTCGTTCATTTTTTTCACCTTTCTATATTAAATTACATTTTAAATATAAACACAAAAGCCTCTGATTTTATCAGAGACATTTGTATGCTGAATACAATTATTCTTCTTCACTACCTCTACTTGTGTAGTTAATAGTTTTACTTGGAACTATTGTAGATATAGCATGTTTATAAATCATTTGTTGTTTTCCGTCACTGTCTAATATTATTGTATAATTGTCAAAACCTTTAACAATCCCTTTTAATTGATATCCATTCATTAGA is a window of Anaerosalibacter sp. Marseille-P3206 DNA encoding:
- a CDS encoding methionine gamma-lyase family protein; protein product: MNELTVNILCKQFGINKEIINYVNMKEQLIKEKFKGIDSIKEYNQYKVISGMQKAKLSSTDFYWTTGYGYDDGGRDKTEEIYSYVFNTEDALVRPTIASGTHAITLALSGLLRPGDQLLSITGSPYDTLQKVIGVEGNEKGTFMDYGILYDEIPLDCNGHIDIDRVIKGINNKCKVISIQRSTGYSDRKAITIAEMERAIKKIKECKKDIIVMVDNCYGEFLELSEPTDVGADIMAGSLIKNPGGGLALSGGYIVGKSNLIEMIANRMTAPGIGKDCGLTFGMTRNILQGLFLAPHVVSEAVKGALLVAIVYSGLGFKVIPEVDDIRSDIIQGVQFNNSERIVEFCKGIQSASTVDSHFAPIPSDMPGYEDEVIMAAGGFVQGSSIELSADGPMREPYYAYYQGGLTYEHCKLGVMKSLNNLYENNLIDKDKLAI
- the hfq gene encoding RNA chaperone Hfq — its product is MKTTMNLQDVFLNKTRKENISITVYLMNGYQLKGIVKGFDNYTIILDSDGKQQMIYKHAISTIVPSKTINYTSRGSEEE